The genomic segment CAGTTTTTAATCATATTAACTATTTATGATACttgtgatcattttttttttttttttttacaatctcTTTATTTGGAAGGCCCAAACGCCCGAAGGCTTAACGGGGCCGAATATGCCAATAACATTCAATTAATAAGCTTATCAGAACCACAGCTACTCTGCGATCCCTGTTTTGcacacaacttttttttatctttcCTTCGCTTCGTTGACAGCCGTCGCTTGTTGGTGCCATTGTTCTCGTTTGGAGAAGTTGAACTATCGTTCCCGTCGCtctcgtcatcgtcgtcgccgTCCTCACTCGTGCTCTGTTCTGTTTGGTTCGAAGTCACAATAGATGATCTGTTTTCTTGTTCAGCGAGTGCACGTTTGCCTCTTGCCACTATTTTGAAGAACGGATCACTCGCATCAGGGGAAGATTGGTTGGGTTGGTCACTGGCTATCGGAGGGAAATCAGCTTGGGTGAATATTGGTTGGTTGGGTGATGTGGTTGCTGCTGTTATCGGGGCTGTTTCGCGTTCGGTTACGGATACCTCCAAACATCTCTGGTTTGGATGTGTTGGTTTTGCGCACCGTTTACAAGTTCTGACCTGGTTTGGGTGTTCCACGAAGCACATCTCATTTGCTATCGTGAGATATGATGGAATCGGGTGTTTGACTCGCATCTGAAGCACCCTAACCCCGTTGGGTACGCCGGCAAAGTAATGCTTCCATCGTTCGGTTTGTATAGAAATTACATCTCCGTACTTCATCATAAAGTCACCAACAATTTTATGAGGTACGGAAGGAGGTAGATCGTGTACTTTGACGGTCACGGCCTCGCTATCCCACATATACAGGGATTTTGAAGTGTTTGTCTTTCCACACAAAAGCTCGCTTGATGTTATGCGCTTTTTCGTAGCGCAGCGCTGTTTCATGGTCCAGCATCTCAACGTATACACAGTTACGCGTATTGTGTAACTGGATACTTTTCACTTCCGCGAGGTTCAGTTTAATTTCGTGTTCCATGAACTGTTCAACTTTCCGAACATCGGGTCGCACTGGAACAACGCTAAAATCAAACTACCAGAGTGTTTTTTGCGAACGCCACTCATTTTACCGATATGAAGCACGAGAGATTTTTCTACACACGTCCGAAGTCTTCGAGTACAGGCTGTCAACTGATGTGATCATTTTGCTGATATTTGTAATCTAGTTATCATtgccaaataattaataaaaaagcaaaataaataTGCCGCTCCGTCTGGACGTCATTTTTGCGCATCGTAAGTTTAATTCGGTAGAAGTATTGACAAACGCAggttgaatgatttttcttgTGATAACGTGTTTAATTTGTATTGCTAGTGAAGTGATTTCAACTGGAATAGACTGAAAAACGATAGTTTTTACGATTTGGCGACATCAAAGTCTTGTAATATGGTGAAAAGAAGTGTGATAAGAGGGTGTCCGGAATTATGGCCAAATGTTTTGAATCCGGACATTACATTAGAAACCATAGTTGAATCTAAATGAACGGATGCATAATTAGTGGTAATAAAGGAAAACTTGTTAAACAACTACAGAAGGCATTATGAGTGAAAACAAAGTGATATATACGAAAAAACTGTATGAATCTATCATTACTACCATAGAACATAAAGGAAGTGTATCGCAggtaattcaaatacaaacaatacTGTTTTGTCGTCTTTTTGAAGCACTGTGGGTTGCAAAAATGCTgtaggggagatcccccagtgccggacagcacccaataccggacaaagtcgaaacaatgagaaatcatggtccaatcaagatgttgtattagtagaaaagaaagctcttatgtagactaatgtttgcgtagaataacacatccttgaaatatgcatgcctttttgaaaaaggagaaaagtttggaaatcttaaaaaattgacgtattttcttaattttgagcctatttagtaattattttgaatatgaaaaaatactttggatcccgcaagcatgatcgaaacataatcctaatttgatagtatgaatgtattttgtagcataattgaagtaaatatggacaaattacaattttgattaaatacctcctgtccctcagtttcggacagcttgatttgttatacgaaatctttgtaattattgcatcagtgtctcaaaatactttcatttttcatgggtttcgtcgatcatggtatcaaacatgcaataaaattaagcagaatgaacattcagaacaacatcgtaaaatgtgctatttttcattcatatatgaaagaggtttttgataggcatcttgcaaactaagaaaaactcacattattcttgtaaatgttgcaaatgcattgaattgataattataaactattcctatagtgtacacattcaatgatgttcaaatttatagaattcgaggcatttccagatcgtgtccggtatagggggccacctttcaagatcgatcaatttggtactaaaatacatcatcaaaatgcaatgtcaaaattcatatttctattttcaaatttatttttgtacactacaaaattataatattatcataaatgggtaacacgagccccataaaatcaatatttttcgaattatgaatttagtggcttaagtgtccgggtactgggggatctccccctatattgTGTGACATATGATATAGAATTTGATATTCAATATAAGTTTAGTTGAATTATGTGCAAATAATTTAAGTTTAAGaattgtccggattttgattcaatagtgtccggatttaaagacaaacACTTActtcaggtgtccggatttaagaacaAGACATACCTTCATTATTTTAACGATCGTAActtttaaggaaaaaaatatcatctatttttaaaaatctgATTAGCAGTTACTTATTAAGTAACAGAATATTGGCTTGTTTTACCCAtgattatcaataaataaatacaatttaaaCATTGTCgctgcttaagtgtccgggtattgatgcatcacggtaaaaTTAGAGTCTTCAATAAAGTTGTTCTGAGGTGTAAGCGCTATCTGACGGTACCTCATTCCAATTTGGAAATTTGTCTACTAGGGTGGCCACTAGTGGGCATGCAACTTTTACTTTTTGTTtggcagatatctcaggagtctgtACATTTAGAAAAGTGGCGTCTTTGACAACCACTAGCTTAAACAAttgaccgatgcacgagttcactatctgacgtttgagcggtgccgtgttttttacgtgaccatggcaacgagtgaattcgcaccgctcaaacgtcaaattagtgaactcgtgcatcggtccatggtaATCTTTTACTTACTGAGcaaatttgtcgaagacgccatctttctaattaTGCAGGATCCTGgggatatccgcaaaacaaatctttcatgttcactagcgccgcctggtggcaaaaatCTCGgatttcttggctaaaataatgatagtccttgagctactgaacagctCTACCGAAGATGCCATTTTCTGTGTGTTTAGGATCCTGAATGACCATCGAAGGTAAGCCCTTGATCTCCTtaataactttgtcgaagatgggTTTTCTATATTTAATCTAGATGCGAGATATTTTTATGCTGAACATAAAAACCaaggtgttgtacaaagttaaGAACGCGTGACAATTTAACGTTACAAAAATTTGCGCGATAACCGAAGGTTAAGAAAACTTCTGGACGATTCTCTGGATTTCCCAATTCCCTGTTGAACATCCACCAGTAATCGTTTGTATACCTAGATAAATTCATAGAATTCCAGAAAACATCTTTGAAACATAGCCAGGAGAAAATTCGTGGTTGAATTTCTAGAGTTGTTCCTTAAGATGTCTTTAAGCCAAATCGGGAAAAATATCTTTGGAAATCCCTGTCTCGAACGAGGCTTAGAAATTTTTCTTAGTGAATGCCTAAATGGATTTTAATTCTGAAGAATCTTCAGATAGGAATTTTAGggtattttttgaagaaatctctgaacgaatttTCAAAGCTTTGTCAAGCCAAGCTTTCTAACggcttcttcttggcattaacgaccTCACTAGGAtgtcagggaagtcaaggaaatttccatttacgaaaagatcctggaccgaccgggaatcgaacccagacaccttcagcatggcttgctttgtagccgcggactataacggctaaggaaggcccctaaggTTCACAAgatgcattaaaaaaaaaacagaaaagaaATAAGAATACGGATTTTTTCAGACGATTTTTGAAGGAGTTCATGGAATTACCCTTTGGAAAAATACGAAGCGAATTATCAAGTGTAATTACTACaacaaattcttgaagaattactttttttttctatctttattaacgagatttttagccctggactAGTTTATCTCCGGGGACCAACGGcttcacttcccttccgaagggaAGTCGTCACTTGATTTTTTTGTActtaagtgactatctcggggatgggattcgatcccaggtcccatgaagaattactgaagatttcttgaaaaacgaAGTTTGGCGAACGTTgtgacaaataaaaaaataaacaactatTGAAgtgagttaaaaaaaatctattattacTATCAGTGAATTCCAGTTTTTGTTCCTGGACGACTTCCCTCTCGAACTCGAAAGAATACTTGAAGGTACAGTCTTACACATATTGTACTGGACATAATAAAGTACGCGttggccgttttcccatacaaagtggtCAAGTTTGGATCTCGGCTTTTAGaagtccgattgacctgaagtTTTAACCATATCTCGAAAGTAACTTCAAAACATGCTCAAATTTCAGAACTGATCATGACCAAGAGCATAATCATAAGATaattatttaatgaaaatatcaagAGCAATATACCCTTCTGCAAAATTGTGCATTTCGTTAAAACACCCATGTTTTGTTGAATAACACTTTCAagcataaaaaaaatttaaatttaaccaGAAGGTACCtggatatcacatgtttcgaatgcttaatgcaaagctgatgaTTACTTTGGTTGGTTTACCAAATTTATATGATGCATCGTTGAGGAATATTTTGAGGCATGTGAATAATCCCATGCAAAACAGCTcaaaatcacgataactttcgattccctcgatagaatttttttttttcaaattcacggaggaagatgcttgaatgctatatctttcgaatggtaggtgtgATGATAATGGTTTCTGACACCCCGTGATCCAGTACTGaacttggagaaatccttatgAAGAATTTACCTGCATAGAGCTTCAAATAACAGAACATGAAGTAATTCTATgtgttttttaagaaatttcttggtAGATTACTCCTAGAtaatttagcttagcttagcttagcttagcttagactgactacacatatcaatggttgctattccgtgattgaccgaagtcagtgaaaatgcacaaaagaatcaactagaagttcagctgggattggcctaatcttcttcagtgtgcataattcagtgcctctatttatacaaggtcaataacggcgccggccacgtccttgcagtcaggtgggattgagggaaggaatgttagtgtgtaacctttgctatttggagaccgtgtttgcctctgcatctccaacaaaggttactgggagggatgtttgttaatggggaggatcgttgggtcaaaggattcactttgataagcgattagatcatgataaacaatgatttgtgagatatatacatgcttatacgtaaatataattgttcatataattctatgtagaggaaaattatgccgacacttgaggtgacgaaaccattcaaagtttgttgaacaatacctaaatgtaacattcctacagctgtcagtacgaaagcatgtgttattatattttactcatttgaaaagaaacaaaagactcaattggttgggacatcatagacactcttattcttatgccgacacttacagtgacgaaccatccatagtttgttgaaacatcatatttacatccaccattgtaacgattaaatgtgcagtcatacatattttatagattagaaatagagtagcatgaaacgagctcaccaattgatccgttatccttgactgagcagccacaatccactttcagcttcactcgttttgctcggctagcactcagaaaaaaaaaaaaattggcgcgcgacccgaaaaaaaaaacacggacgacagctcgggctttcttgacgcactgcccaggagcaagcgtcaagatcgtcgaaagatcaaaaagaacgaaccgatcgcggcactttttcacttactccaaccgaactccccgatcacgccactttttcacttacgagatcgacgcgcgacatgtttgatcctgccctcgtcgctcgctccggcaaaagcaaggcGTCAAGGGTCGGAAAGATTAACAgaaactaaccgatcgcggcactttttcactaactccaaccgaactccccgatcacgccacctCTTGGTAGATTACTCTAGAATAATTTAACAGAGAATCTTAGAAGAATTTcaatatagattttttttaagataaccAGGTAGTTTTTCCTGACAAGAATCATTTAGCAGTAACCTTTTTGAGCTTCTCAAACGATTTTGTTAGTCTACCGATGAAACGTTCTAATGATTCCTGATTCTTTGACAGAAGCCTGATTAATCATCAACAATAGTTTGATGGATTCCGAGAATTCAAGAAACTAAGGCAGATGTTCCTTCccaggattccttcaaagaatCTCGtcaagaagatttcttccgaagaTCCTTCAAGTAGGTATTTTATCCGagcatttcaaaaaataatattgcaGAAACTGATAAAACATAAAATTCGATAaaagaggaaatcctgaagttATCTCTGCCTCCCTGAGGAATACCTGATGAACTCTTTCAGGAGAGAACCACTGAGGAAATGTCTAAAGAATTCCCCGAAACAACCTCATTAGgtattttgaacaaatttattgagaaatctTGTAGAtatgaatccctggaagatctTGTGGGAAGAATCCCCGAGTAATAATACTTAAACAAATcagtagaaaaatattttttctttatttactacgaggattattaaaaaaaatgaagtaattCATGCACTCAGGCAAAAATTACTATGAATATTTCATTATTTCCCTTATGTTTATTAGCCACAAGAAAATCCGGTAAGTATTTCATTGATTCACCTTATGAATTGATCTGAATCATGCCAATGTGGCATCTTGCTTATTTCATAAAAcaagcattatgaaaattgaaataaaaatttaagaatttcttctatCAGCAGTATAAACTACATTACTTTTTATGTCACATATTATTGTTTAATTATTCGTTATTATATTCAGTTGACAATGCATTCCATTCAGAGTATTAACAGAAATTTCAATGCGTTCTACTACCTAATTTAGATAATGATTAGCTAAACGTGTGGAAATCGAATTTCCAACTATTTTGCCGTATTGGAGTATCACATTAATACGTAGCCAAAGTATTATTGCACATCGAGCTGTGGACGTGTCGAggaatgaaaattcgattttccacACGTTGGTTACCATTTTCTAAAACAGATATTGAACAAACTGGGAATGTAATTATTCGGACTACAATATCTACAAACTCGACCATTATTCTCCGTTTATTACAATCtcaatttccatttttcgatttgaaatttttggatcCCCGTGGTTGTACATTGCTgaacttctgaaaaaagtgGACACAGTATGTTGGATCTCAACGATGGCGGTGATTTCGAGCTGCAATTTTTCATAATAAACAACCTTATGAGTTTTTCATATTAGAGAACAGCTATGTGAATAGTAAGGCGgtttaatgaaatttatataCGTTAATTAAGTATAACTTACTTTCgcaattatggtttttcatcaAGCTAATATGAAATATATAATAGCCTTATGATGTATGGTTTCATTAATGGAATGACTAATGAAAAGCAATGGAAATCATAAGGCGCGCAATGAAATTTGTATACTTTCATTATGTTCACCTATTTTTTTGATTATGATTATCATTCCAAAGGTATGGAATCCATATTAGCCTTCTGAAATCGgattttatggaattttcaatgcatcataaggcaaaatttatggaattcGTTAATTAATTTGCCTGAGTGTGGGAAAAATCCGTTGGaagaaattcctatagaaataCCTTGAACAATCAAGATCTATGGAGGAAATTCCTAGGAGCAATATATGAATGGGGAAATGTTCGGAacaatccctgtaggaattatTAAAAAGAATCAGCGTTGGACTCCTGGAGAACATTCTAGAGGGAATTCCTATGGAAGATCCCTATGAGAAAATGTTGAAAGAGTTTCAGCTATAGAAGAATATTTGGATGGATTTCTGGTTTCTTCCAAGATTATCCGCAAGATATTGTATATTGATTACTCAAAGATTATTTTAGTAACTGCCAATGAATTATCGTTTTCCGTTAAGATTATATTCTAAGCTATATTCTCCAATCGTTGTTTCGTTTCCAGGGTCGAAGAGTACTGGGGACCCCCCAGCAGAAGGCCTGGAGCAAATAGTGGCCACCAGAAACATACCCAGCATCCACATTCTGATGTCGTTGGATGATTGGATCCAAAGACGCCCGGTTATCAGCACTCCAAAACGCGTACACACTTTTTGGCTGGAATCGGACCCGACTGGGGCCGCCAAGGGAGGTCCCCGAAAGGGGTGGCAACTATTTCACCGGACCGCAGCTGAAGAAGAAACCGAACAGGAACTACGAGGACGATAAGAGTGACGAAATGCCAACGGGGGTTGGGAGGGGTGATGGCGGTGGGAAGAAAGGTAAAAAACAAGAATAAGGGAGGAAAGGCGCCGGATGAGAAAGGAGATAAAGAGCCCAAAGAGAAGCGAAGCTTCTGGGAGCGGAGAAAATTAAATCCAAGAAGActaagaataatgaaaacagaCAGAAAGCTAAGGAAGGAGGAGCTGGATCGAAATCCgaaaagcttctctgaaagtcAACCAATGGAGTTGGGTGAGTAAAATCGGTTTTTAACGTTCAATAAATGTTTAGGTTGATAAATTTGGTATTACAGTTTCTTTCAGAGAAATgcatgaaaatgtttttttttcacattttatcGTTcctccttaaggtgaagataatcgaagccaaaactccaaatttcaagagcacggatctggagaaccaaacatccgctAGAGCttaaaaacctaatcgattgggtcaccaccagctagtgatcaatcgattaagttttcagcttaaacggatgtttggttctttagatccgtgctcttgaaaatttggagtttggcttcgatttatcttcaccttaacactaAACTCGTCCTGTATCTGTCCTCCACACCTATCGAATGTGCTTCTCGAAATCCTTCAACTGCTCGCTGTAGGCATCGATCTCGTTGATAAGACTCTTCGTCAAATTGGCGGGGTCACTTCCCGGCCGAGGAAGTTCGAAACGAGCAGTCTGCTCGGGATGCCACCACCGTAGGCAAGACATCCCCGCCGGTACTTTTCGCCTTGGCTTCGGCTGAGCGGATCCTTCTCGAAGTAGGTCTGCCAAATCCATGAGGCCACGGCCCGCGAAATCAGGTAGGAGTAGTACTTGGCACCGTAGCCGACCAGATGGGAGAACCGCAGCTGCCAGGCCGTGTTTTCCACGTAGGGAAGTCCGTAGAACTGTTCCTGAACGGTGCGAAGCGTTTCAGTGGTGTTCGACTGATGGCGGGACGGATCGCCGTGGTAGACCTGATCGAGCGCCGAGTAGAATACCTGAAGTTGCGTTTCGCTGGATGAGAAGAGGTGCTTGGAAGCGCAAAGGCGTTCAAGCATCTCTTCTGGCATGGGTTCCTGGGTTTGGAAGTGCTTGGCAAAGGTTCGCAGGACGCGAGGATCGCTGGCAAAGTATTCCATGAGGACCGATGGAACTTCGGCGAAATCTGTGCTGCAGCGAGTTCCGGTGACGTGTTGGTACTCAGTTCGGGCCAACATCGAGTGCATGGCGTGGCCCATTTCGTGGAACAGGTTGTCCACCATAGAAGGCGTAAGAAGCGTAGGCCCGGACCAGCGGGGCTGTGACAGATTAAGCATAACTACGACAATAGGGTTCTGATAGGATCCGTCTGGCATCACTTTGCCGCCCTGAATGGTGAAATGGCAGTCTTGGTTGGGCTTCCCGGGCCGCTCGAATAGATCACAGTAGATGTGCCCGAGGAGGCCTTCGGATTCGTGAGTTACGGCTAGTTTGTAGATGTCATGGGACCAGCTCTCGCCTGGTTCCATCTCTGTGTTCTCCAAGCTGATGCCGTAGAGGCTTTTCATCAGTAAATTTAACCCTTCCATGCAAGCTCCAAGCGAGAAGTAAGGTGAGAACTCCGATGCTGACGCTTGGAGGCAGCGTTTTTTGAGGGAAGACGTGAAATAGGGCGTGTCCCAGGTCGCCAATGGAGACTCGAAACGGTTCTCGGCATTTTTCATTTTCTGCATCAAAGCGAAATCACGTTCTGCACGAGGTTTCAGCTCTTCGTTGAGGGTCTGAAGGAACTCGTTTACCATCTCCGGGGTCTCTACGGTGCTGGCCTTTAAGGCTCTATGAGCGTACGTTTTAAACCCGCATGTGGTGGCCAAGTCATGGCGGGATTTCAGCAATTCTGATAAGAGCTGCTCTTGGTGCTGATCCGGAAACAGAAATAGTCTGTAGGCTGCCTCTCTGGCCATGTTATTTGAAGAATCTGCGTACAAACCGGAGACCAAGATGTTGTCTCCATCGGTCGAGAAAAACGGCCTGATAGCCTCCGGCAGGACACTTTTCTTTATAGTTCTAGGATGGACAGCTCCAGCCATGAACCTTTGACCTAGCTGAAGAATGCAATCGTTTAGGAAGACG from the Aedes aegypti strain LVP_AGWG unplaced genomic scaffold, AaegL5.0 Primary Assembly AGWG_AaegL5_hic_scaff_988_PBJ_arrow, whole genome shotgun sequence genome contains:
- the LOC5578217 gene encoding LOW QUALITY PROTEIN: mitochondrial intermediate peptidase (The sequence of the model RefSeq protein was modified relative to this genomic sequence to represent the inferred CDS: inserted 1 base in 1 codon), with the translated sequence MLRRFDRIALLRRVNRTVVNKWVSTWSPLTTAFNTRPEKRINFTKNEVGLFNIPELTSYEGFYALKEKAIFKTEDLIEEATSPQRTRKMVTIFDELSDTLCKVADLAEFIRLAHPQSHYSHAAEDACITISGIVEKLNTHKRLYKALKQVVDENDSMETTDVDKHVAELFLFDFEQCGIHLKENDRKKVVFLNDCILQLGQRFMAGAVHPRTIKKSVLPEAIRPFFSTDGDNILVSGLYADSSNNMAREAAYRLFLFPDQHQEQLLSELLKSRHDLATTCGFKTYAHRALKASTVETPEMVNEFLQTLNEELKPRAERDFALMQKMKNAENRFESPLATWDTPYFTSSLKKRCLQASASEFSPYFSLGACMEGLNLLMKSLYGISLENTEMEPGESWSHDIYKLAVTHESEGLLGHIYCDLFERPGKPNQDCHFTIQGGKVMPDGSYQNPIVVVMLNLSQPRWSGPTLLTPSMVDNLFHEMGHAMHSMLARTEYQHVTGTRCSTDFAEVPSVLMEYFASDPRVLRTFAKHFQTQEPMPEEMLERLCASKHLFSSSETQLQVFYSALDQVYHGDPSRHQSNTTETLRTVQEQFYGLPYVENTAWQLRFSHLVGYGAKYYSYLISRAVASWIWQTYFEKDPLSRSQGEKYRRGCLAYGGGIPSRLLVSNFLGREVTPPXLTKSLINEIDAYSEQLKDFEKHIR